GACACGACCCGCACCGCGCGCAGGGGCACGGCGACCAGTGCGGCGGGCAGGGCCGGCGCGGAGGAGGAGGCGCCGGGCGGCCCGGTGGCGGCGGGCTCGGCGCTGCTCGCGGCGGGGGTCACCGGCCGGGGTGCCGTCGGCGTCGTGACCGTGGAACCGGTGAACGGGTCGGGCCCCTGCGCAGCGGCGGGCAGGAGGTAGACCTCCTCGCCCATCCGGGCCTCCTTGACACCGTGGCCGGCGCAGCCGGCGACGAGGAACGCCACCGAGAGCGCGCAGGCCGTGACGATGGATCCGGCGGATATCCGCACCGTACACTCCGCATCACTGTGGGTGATTTCTCTCCATTGTCTGCATCGCTCCCGTCCGGCTGGCAACTCGGCAGCGGGTCGGCGGATCATGAGGGGCCGGCACCGGGGGCCGGCCGTGACGAAGGGCACGCAGCAGCCGTGAACTGGTTCACCGCTCCCGACTACTGGCTGAGCCGGCTGGTCTTCCAGCGGGCTCTGGCCGCCGTGTACCTGGTGGCGTTCCTGACCGCGGCCCGGCAGTTCCGGGCGCTGCTGGGCGAGCGCGGCATGCTGCCGATCCCGCGGTTCGTGTCCCGGGTGCCCTTCAGAAGCGCCCCGAGCCTGTTCCACCTGCACTACTCCGACCGCTTCTTCGCCGCCTGCGCCTGGGGCGGCTGCGGGGTGTCGGCGGCGCTGCTCGCCGGCGCGGACTCAGCTCTGCCGCTGTGGGCGGGGATCCTGCTGTGGCTGGTGCCGTGGGCGCTGTATCTGTCGATCGTGAACGTGGGCCAGACGTGGTACGCGTTCGGCTGGGAGTCGCTGCTGCTGGAGACGGGCTTCCTGGCCGCGTTCCTCGGCAACGGCGAGGTGGCGCCGCCGGTCGTGGTGCTGTTCCTGCTGCGCTGGATCCTGTTCCGGGTGGAGTTCGGCGCGGGACTGATCAAGCTGCGCGGCGACGCGTGCTGGCGGAAGCTGACCTGCCTGTACTACCACCATGAGACCCAGCCCATGCCGGGCCCGCTGAGCTGGTTCTTCCACCATCTGCCGAAGCCGCTGCACCGGGTGGAGGTGGCCGCCAACCACGTCACCCAACTCGTCGTGCCGGTGCTGCTGTTCACCCCGCAGCCGGTCGCGTCGGCCGCCGCCGCGCTGATGATCGTCACCCAGTTGTGGCTGGTGCTCTCCGGCAACTTCTCCTGGCTGAACTGGATCACCATCGTGCTGGCGCTGTCGGCGCTGCAGATTCCGGCGTCCGCGCCGTCCGTGCCGGCGGCGCCGCTGTGGTACGAGGTCCTGGTGCTCGCGGTCGGCGCGCTGCTGCTCTTCCTGAGCTACCACCCGGTGGTCAACATGGTCTCCCGGCGCCAGGTCATGAACCGCTCCTTCGACCCGCTGCACCTGGTGAACACCTACGGCGCGTTCGGCAGCGTCAGCCGGGTCCGCTACGAGGTGGTGGTCGAGGGCACCCTCGACGAGGTGCCGCGGGAGGACTCCGACTGGCGGGAGTACGAGTTCCGGGGCAAGCCCGGGGACACCCGGCGCTGGCCGCGCCAGTTCGCGCCGTACCATCTGCGCCTGGACTGGCTGATGTGGTTCGCGGCGCTGTCCCCGGCCTATGCCGGCGAATGGTTCGGCGGGCTGGTGGAACGCCTGCTGGAGAACGACCGTGACACCCTGCGGCTGCTGCGCCGCTGCCCCTTCCCGCCGGACACCCCGCCCCGCTTCGTCCGGGCCCGCCTGTTCCGCTACCGCTTCACCGGCTGGCGGGAGCTGCGGGAGACCGGCGCCTGCTGGGAGCGGACGTATGTGCGCGACTATCTGCGCCCGACGAGGCTGGCGACGCAGGCGCAGCCCAGGCCGTAACGGAGCCGGCCCGTGGCCAGGCGCATGACGGGGACACATCAACCCGGGGTTCGGGTCCGGGTAAACCTGGGCGGTAGTCCGTTCACAGGCGATAGACGCGGGTCGCGGTCCCGGCGAAGACGCTCGCCCGCTCGTCGTCGCTCAGCTCGGCGGTCAGCGCGCGGGCGGTGTCCATGACCCGCCCGTAGGACGCGGCGAGGGTGCACACCGGCCAGTCGGAGCCGAACATCAGGCGGTCGGGCCCGAAGGCCTCCAGTGCGGTGTCGGTGTACGGTCGCAGGTCTGCCGTCGTCCAGGTGGCGGGGTCGGCCTCGGTGACCAGGCCGGAGAGTTTGGCGACGGTGTTCGGGTGCGCGGCGAGTGCGCGCAGGGCGGACGCCCAGGGCTCGTGCTCCCCGGCGGCGATCGGCGGTTTGCCCACGTGGTCGAGGACGAAGGTGAGGTGGGGCAGCCGTGCGGCCGCCTCGGCGCAGGCCGGGAGCTGGTGGGGCAGGACGACCAGGTCGTATGCCAGCCCCGCCGCCGCCACGGCCGTGAGTCCCCGCTGTACGTCCCGCCGCAGCAGCCACTGGGGGTCAGGCTCGCTCTGGACCTGGTGCCGGATGCCCTTCAGGAAGGCGCCGCCGGGGAGTGCGCGCAGCCGGGCCAGTTCGTCGCCGATGTCGGGGCGGGTGAGGTCGGTCCAGCCCACGACGCCGGCGACGAGGTCGTGCCCGGCCGCGAGCGCGAGGAACTCGGGTGTCTCCTCGGCGACGGTGACCGTCTGGACGAGGACCGTGCGGTCCACGCCCGCCGCGCGGGCCTCCGGTTCCAGGTCGGCGAGGCTGAAGTTCCGCCGCAGCGGCTTCAGTTCCGGGCCCCTGATCCAGTCCTGGTCGCGTACGGACAGGTCCCAGACGTGGTGGTGGGCGTCGACGGTCACGGCAGCTCCCAGACGACGGGCAGTCCGGCGTCCGCGCCCGAGCGCGAGTAGTCGTGCACGACGTCGAGCAGCTCGGCCATGCGGGCCTGCCAGGCCACGTTGACCGGGAGCTGTTCCAGTTCGGCGAGCAGGCGGCCGTAGTCCTCGCACTCCAGCACATGGAACAGATCGGTTCCTCCCCCACGCTCGGCTGCGCTCGCGCGGGGGGACCCCCACCGCCAGATGGTCCAGGAGGTGGCGCCGGCGGCCCGGATGGCCTTGGTCAGTTCCCTGGGCACCTCGCGGTGGGCCGCCTCGTAGTCGGCGATCCTGTCGGCGCGGACCTTGGTGTGCAGAGCGACCCTCATGACGGTCCTTCCTCTCGGGGCAGCAGGCCGGACTCCCGCAGCTCCTGCCAGAACCCGGCCGGGACCGCGGATGCGAACTGGTCGGCGCAGTCGTGGACTTCGGCCGCCGAGCGGAGCCCGGCCAGGACTCCGGCGACGGCCGGCGGGGCGGAGGCGAAGGCCAGCGCGGCGGCACGCAGGGTGGTGCCGTGCCGCTCGGCGACCGCCTTCATGCGCAGGGCACGGTCCAGCAACTCCTGCGGCGCGGGGCCGTAGTCGTACGTCGAGGCGGGCGTGGGGTCGGCCAGCAGGCCCGAGTTGAAGACGCCGCCGAGCACGACGGACACCCCGCGCTCGGCGGCCGCCGGCAGCAGGTCGGCTGCGGCGCTCTGGTCGAGCAGGGTGTAGCGGCCCGCGCACAGGACCACGTCCACGTCGGTGTCGCGGACGAACCGGGTGAGCAGGGCGGTCTGGTTCATGCCCGCGCCGATCGCGCCGACGACGCCTTCGGCGCGCAGCTTCTCCAGGGCGGGGTAGGCCTCGCGGAAGGCCGGCTCGGCGTGGTCGTCGGGGTCGTGCAGATAGACCACGTCGACGCGGTCGAGGCCGAGGCGGGCAAGGCTCGCCTCCAGGGTGCGGCGCACGCCGTCGGCGCTGAAGTCCCACACGCGCCGGTGCGTCGCCGGCACGGCGAACCCGTGCGCGAGGTCGTCGCCCGTGCCGTCGGCCGCTTCGAGACGGCGGCCGACCTTGGTGGACACGGTGTAGCGGGCGCGGTCGTAGGCGCGCAGGGCGGCGCCGAGCCGGCGTTCGGACAGGCCGAGGCCGTAGTGCGGGGCGGTGTCGAAGTACCGGATGCCGCGCTGCCAGGCGGCCCGCACCGCCTCGGCCGCCTGCTCGTCGTCCATCGGCGTGTAGAGGTTGCCGAGCGGCGCGGCGCCGAAGCCGAGCGGGCTGATCTCGACGCGGCTGCGGCCGAGCCTGGTCATCGGCCCGCCGGGCGCAGCCTGAGGCCCTGCATGCCGCCGTCGATGGCGAGGGCGGTGCCGGTGGTGGCGCCGGACAGGGGGCCGGCCAGGTAGGCGATGGCGCCCGCGACCTCGGCGGCGGAGACCAGGCGTCCGGTGGGCTGGCGGGCCTCGAGGGCGGCGCGTTCGGCGGCCGGGTCGTCGGCCGCGTCCAGCAGCCGGCCGATCCACGGGGTGTCCACCGTGCCGGGGTTGACGCAGGTGACGCGGATGCCCTCGCGGACGTGGTCGGCGGCCATGGCGAGGGTCAGGGAGTACACGGCGCCCTTGGTGGCGCTGTAGAGGGCGCGTTGCGGGAGGCCGGCGGTGGCGGCGATGGAGCAGGTGTTGACGATCGCGGCGTGCGCCGAGCGGCGCAGGTGCGGGAGGGCGGCGCGGGCGGTGCGGACCATCCCGAGGACGTTGACGTCGAAGACGTGCCGCCACTCGGCGTCGTCGTTGTCCTCGACCGTGCCCTGGGCGCCGATCCCGGCGTTGTTGACGAGGATGTCCAGGCCGCCGAGGTCGTCGGCGGCCCGCTCGACGGCCGTGCGGACCGAGGCGTCGTCGGTGACGTCCGCCCGGTAGGCCAGGAGCGGCTTGTCGACGCCCGTCGTGTCCCGGTCGAGGACGGCGACCCGGGCGCCGCGGGCGGCGAGGAGGTCGGCGGTCGCCCGGCCGATGCCGGACGCGCCCCCGGTGACCAGGGCCTTCAGACCCTCGAAGTCGCTCATGCGGCGTGTCCCTTCTGGGTGTCGGGAGCGGCGGCCCAGCAGGCGCCGCCGGGGAAGGCGTACCGCGCGACCGACTCCGGGCGCAGGGCGGCGGAGAAGCCGGGCGCGGTGGGTGCCCGGTAGTGGCCGTCGCGGACGACGACGGGGGTGACGAAGTGCTCGTGCAGGTGGTCGACGTACTCGATGACCCGGTCCTCGGTGGTGCCGGAGACGGCCAGGTAGTCGAACATCGACAGGTGCTGGACTAGTTCGCACAGACCGACGCCGCCCGCGTGCGGGCAGACGGGGACGCCGAACCTGGCGGCGAGCAGCAGGATGGCGAGGTTCTCGTTGACGCCGGCGACGCGGGCCGCGTCGATCTGGACGATGTCGACGGCGCCGGCCTGGAGCAGCTGCTTGAACATGATCCGGTTGTGCACGTGTTCGCCGGTGGCGACCTTCACCGGGGCCACCGCGCGGCGGATCGCGGCGTGGCCGAGGACGTCGTCGGGGCTGGTGGGCTCCTCGATCCAGTACGGGTCGAAGGCGGCGAGGGCCCTGGTCCAGCGGATCGCCTCGTCCACGTTCCAGCGCTGGTTGGCGTCGACGGCGAGCCGGATGTCCGGTCCGACGACCGCGCGGGCGACCCGGCAGCGCCGGATGTCGTCGTCGAGGTCGGCGCCGACCTTCAGCTTGATCTGCGTGAAGCCGTCGGCGACGGCCTGCGCGGCGAGCCGGCCGAGCTTGTCGTCGTCGTAGCCGAGCCAGCCCGGTGAGGTGGTGTAGGCGGGGTAGCCGCGCTCCAGCAGCCGCGCCCGGCGCTCGGCTGCGCCTTCTCTGCCCCGCCGCAGCAGGCCGAGGGCCTCCTCGGGGGTGAGCGCGTCCGCGATGTACCGGAAGTCGATCTGTCCGACCAGCCACTCGGGTTCGGCGTCGGCGAGCAGCTGCCACAGCGGCTTGCCGGCCCGGCGGGCGGCGAGGTCCCAGACGGCGTTGACGACGGCCCCGACGGCCATGTGCATCACGCCCTTCTCGGGGCCGAGCCAGCGCAGCTGGCTGTCGCCGATCAGGTCGCGGAAGAGCGAGCCGGGGTCGGCGCACAGCCCGGCCACGTCGCGGCCGAGCACATGGTCCCGGAGCGCGTCGATCGCGGCGACCTGGACGTCGTTGCCCCGCCCGATGGTGAAGACGAACCCGTGTCCCTCGTGCCCGTCGCCGGCGTCGGTGCGCAGCACGACGTAGGCCGCGGAGTAGTCGGGGTCCGGGTTCATCGCGTCGGAGCCGTCCAGCTCGCGCGAGGTGGGGAAGCGGATGTCGTGGGTGTCGACCGCGATGACGCGGGCGGGGGCCTGGGACACTGAAGTCCTTTCGGTCACGGGCGGGGTGACGGGGCATCAGTCCTGGGCGCGGCCCGTGGTCACGCGGGCGATGACGAGGGCGACCAGGATGATCCCGCCGTAGATGGCCTGGATCCAGAACGAGGGCACCTGGGCGAGGGTGAGCAGGTTCTGTACGACGCCCAGCAGGAGGACCCCGGTCAGGGCGCCGGACATGGTGCCCTTGCCGCCGTCGAGGCTGATGCCGCCGATCACCGCCGCCGCGAACACGGTGAAGATCATGTTCTGGCCCTGGTTGGCGCTGATCGCGCCGACGTACCCGGTCTGCAGCAGGCCGCCGAGCGAGGCGAGCACGCCCGCGACCACGTACACGCCGAGCATGATCCGGTCCACGCGGACGCCGGCCGCGCGGGCGGCGTCCGCGTTGCCGCCGATCGCGTACAGGGCGCGGCCGGTGCGGTGGTACTTCAGCACGAACCCCGCCATGGCGAAGGCGAGGGCGGCGAGCCACACGGACAGCGGCACGTCGAGGAACGTGGTGGAAGCCAGGGAGTAGAAGCTGTCGGGCATGCCGAACAGGGTCTTGCCCTTGGTGGCGCCGACCAGCAGGCCGCGCAGCACGATGAGCATCGCGAGGGTGACGATGAAGGCGTTGAGCCGGAACTTCACCACGAGGACGCCGTTGAAGGCGCCGACGACCGCGCCGACCACGGGGATCGCGAGCAGCGCGAGCGCGGCCGGGAAGCCGGTGCCCCAGCCCGACTGGCTCGCGGGCAGCACCAGCAGGGCGCCGACGGCGGGCGCGACGCCGACGACGGACTCCAGGGACAGGTCGAACTTGCCGGTGATCAGCACGAGGGATTCGGCGAGCACGACCATGGCGAGGGCGGCGGAGGCGCCGAGGACCGAGATCAGGTTCCGCTCGGTCAGGAAGGAGTCGTTGACCACCGCGCCGAGCACCATCAGCAGCACCAGGGCGGGGACCAGGGCGAGTTCGCGGGCGCGGCGCAGCAGGACGGTCCTGGAGCCACCGGTGCCCTGCCGGTCCCGGGTGGGCATGGCGGCGGCGGGCGCCGCGGCCTTCATCTCAGTCACCCCGGCCCCCGCGGCTCGGCCGGGGGTCCGGGGGCTGCCCCCGGGAGATGCTGTAGCCATGGTCAACTCCTTCGATGGAGGCGATCAGCTCGTGGTCGCGCCAGCCGGCCGGGTGCTCGGCGACGACACGGCCGTGGAACAGGACGAGGACGCGGTCGCAGCGGCGCAGGTCGTCGAGTTCGTCGGAGACGACGAGGACGGCGGTGCCGTCCTTGCGTGCGCTGTCCATGCGGGCGAGCAGCGACTCCTTGGACTTCACGTCGACGCCGGCGGTGGGGTTGATCAGCACCAGCAGGCGGGGGTCGGAAGCGAGAGCGCGGGCCATGACGACCTTCTGCGCGTTGCCGCCGGACAGGTCGGACACCGGCTGGTCGGGGCCCTCGGCGTGGATGTCGAGGCGGTCGATCAGGCCGGCGGCGAAGCGGCGCCGGGCGGCGGGGGCGACGAAGCCGAACCGGCCGAGCCGGTCCAGCACGCTGAGGGTGGCGTTGTCGCCGATGCTCATGCCGGACACCAGCCCCTGCTCGTGCCGGTCTCGCGGGACACAGCCGACGCCGGCCCTGAGGGCGGCCCGTACGTCCCCGAACGGCAGCGGTGCGCCGTCCAGTTCGGCGGTGCCGCCGGTCGGGGTGTGCAGTCCGGCGAAGGACTCGGCCAGCTCGGTCTTGCCGCTGCCGCTGGAGCCGGCGAGTCCGACGACCTCGCCGCGGCGGACGGTGAGGTCGACGTTCTCGTACGCCGGCGAGGTGAGCCCGTGCGCGGCCAGCAGGACGGGGGCGCGCTCGTCGGCCTCCCTGGCGGGTGCGGCCTGTTCGGCGACGGACTCCCCCGCCATGGCCTCCACCAGGGCCGCCTTCGGCAGGCCGGCGACGGGCGCGGTGGTGATCCAGCGGGCGTCGCGCAGCACGGTGACCGTCTGGCAGACCTCGTACACCTCCTGGAGGTGGTGGGAGATGAACAGGAAGGTGACGCCCGAGTCCTGCAAGGACCGCATGCGGGTGAAGAGGCGCTCGATCTCCCGGTTGTCGAGCTGGGCGGTGGGTTCGTCCAGCACGATGAACCGGGCGCCGAGGCTCAGCGCCCGCGCGATTTCCACCATCTGGCGGTCCTCGACCCTGAGGTCGGCGGTGCGTGCCTCCGGGTCGACGCGCACGTCCCAGGTGCCGAGCAGGTCGGCGGCCTCCCGGCGCAGCCGGCGCCAGCTGATCAGGCCGCGGCCGGTCGGCTGACGGTTGAGGAACAGGTTCTCGGCGACGGTCAGTTCCGGGACGACCGTGGGTTTCTGGTAGACGCAGGCGACCTTGCGGCGCCAGGCGTCCCGGTCGGCGAGCGGGGGCGCGGGCTCGCCGTCGAAGCGGACGGTGCCCGCGTCCGGGGCCTGCAGTCCGGTGAGGACGTTCACCAGGGTGGACTTGCCGGCGCCGTTGCGGCCGACCAGGGCGTGGGACTCGCCGGGCAGCACGGTGAGCCGGCCGTCGGCGAGCGCGACGGTGGGGCCGTACCGCTTGACGATGCCCTCTGCTTCAACGAGTGGCGTGCTCATCCGACCGTGTTGCCCCACAGCTTGGGGTCGTCGACGTTGGCCTTGGTGACCAGCGGCGCGGGCAGCTGGTCCTCCAGGATCCCGCTGGGCAGTCTGACGATCACCGAGCCGTGGTCGGTCTTACCGGGCTTGAACGTCTTCCCGGCCATCGCCGCCTTGATGTAGTACAGGCCGTACTTGGCGTAGGCGTCGGCGGGCTGGGAGACGGTGGCGTCGATCTCCCCCTTGCGGATGGCGTCGAACTCCTGCGGGATGCCGTCGTTGGAGACGATGGCGATATGGCCCTTCTGCCCGGCCGGCTTCAGCAGGTGCTTGGACTTCAGGGTCTGCAGGGTGGGCGCCAGGTAGACGCCGCCGGCCTGGAGGTAGATGCCCTTGATGTCGGGGTTGGCGTTCAGGAGCGTGTCCAGCTTGGCGGCGGCGGTGTCGGACTCCCACTTGGCGGGGATCTCCAGCACCTTGAGTGTGGGGTACTTCTTCTTCACGCAGGAGCGGAAGGCCTCGGAGCGGTCGCGGCCGTTGACCGAGGCGAGGTCGCCCATGATCTGGACGACCTTGCCGCTGCCGATGTGCTGCCCGAGGTAGTCGCACGCCTTCTCGCCGTACGCCACGTTGTCGGCGCGCACCACCATGGCGACCTTGCCCTTGTCGGGCGCGACGTCCACGGCGACCACGGGGACGCCCTTGCGCTCGGCCTGGTCGAGCCCGGCCTGGATGGCGGCGCTGTCCAGCGGGGCGACGACCAGTCCCTTGACGCCCTGGGTGAGTTCGTTGTCGATGTCGGTGATCTGCTGCGAGGGGTCGCTGTTGGAGTTGACCGTCTTCAGCACCTGCACGCCCTCGGACTTGGCCATCTTGGGCACGTAGTCGTTGTACGACTGCCAGAACGGCGAGGTCAGCAGCGGCAGGATCACGCCGACCCTGCCGGTGCCGCCGCCGCTCGCGCTCGCGGTGTCCTTGGTGCTGCCGCAGGCGGCGAGCATGAGCGAGGCGCAGGCGGCGAGAGCCGTCGCGCCGGTGATCCGGGACCTGCTGCGCTTCCTGACAGTGCTGGCGGGCATCTCGCGGCTCCTCGTCGAGGGTGTTCGAGCAGACGCCGCATACTTATCAGACCAATAAGCCGCGAGAACACCCTCGTGCACGGGAAATTCACGCGCTGAGGCCGTAGTGGTCCGACCACTGTGGTGGCTAGACTGCGGCGGACCCGGGGGAAGGAGGAGCGGCGTGGACGAGGAAGCCCCGCAGAAGGGGACGGTGACCCAGCGCGCCATCGAGGCGATCAAGGCGATGATCGCCGAGGGCCGGCTGGAGCCGGGCGAGCGGCTGCCCACCGAGCGGGACCTGGCGGCCGGGCTGGGCATCTCCCGCAGCTCGATGCGGGAGGCGATCCGCGCCCTGACGGTGATGGGCGTCCTGGAGGCCCGGCACGGCTCCGGCATCTACGTCACCGCTCTCGAGGCCGGCGACCTGCTGGAGACGTTCGGGGTGGTCGCCGACCTGTCCCGGGGCCCGCGCCTGGTGGAGCTCCTGGAGGTTCGCCGGATCCTGGAGTCGACGGCGACCGCGCTGGCCGCCGCCCGCATCACCGAAGGCCAACTGGCCGCCGTGGAGAAGCACTTGGCGGCGATGAACGCCACCGACGACCCCGAGGAGATCCTCGCCCACGACCTCGCCTTCCACCGTGAGATCGCCGCCGCCGCGGGCAACGAGACCATGGCCGCCATCCTCGAGGGCCTGTCGTCCCGCACCTTCCGCGCCCGCGTCTGGCGCGGCTACCAGGAGGAGGGCGCCTTCGCCCGCACCCGCCGCGAACACGCCGCCATCCACCGGGCGCTGGCCGCCCGGGACCCGGAGGCGGCGCGCGCGGCGGCGGCCGCGCACGTGGGCGAGGTGGAGGAGTGGCTGCGGGCCCAGGTCGGGGGGCGGAGCGGGGGCACGCAGGCCGACGCGTAGGCGACGGCCGCGCCGGGTGGGGACAGGGGCCGGCGGGACCGGGCCCGGCGGGCGG
This genomic interval from Streptomyces sp. NBC_00557 contains the following:
- a CDS encoding lipase maturation factor family protein, with translation MNWFTAPDYWLSRLVFQRALAAVYLVAFLTAARQFRALLGERGMLPIPRFVSRVPFRSAPSLFHLHYSDRFFAACAWGGCGVSAALLAGADSALPLWAGILLWLVPWALYLSIVNVGQTWYAFGWESLLLETGFLAAFLGNGEVAPPVVVLFLLRWILFRVEFGAGLIKLRGDACWRKLTCLYYHHETQPMPGPLSWFFHHLPKPLHRVEVAANHVTQLVVPVLLFTPQPVASAAAALMIVTQLWLVLSGNFSWLNWITIVLALSALQIPASAPSVPAAPLWYEVLVLAVGALLLFLSYHPVVNMVSRRQVMNRSFDPLHLVNTYGAFGSVSRVRYEVVVEGTLDEVPREDSDWREYEFRGKPGDTRRWPRQFAPYHLRLDWLMWFAALSPAYAGEWFGGLVERLLENDRDTLRLLRRCPFPPDTPPRFVRARLFRYRFTGWRELRETGACWERTYVRDYLRPTRLATQAQPRP
- a CDS encoding amidohydrolase family protein — translated: MTVDAHHHVWDLSVRDQDWIRGPELKPLRRNFSLADLEPEARAAGVDRTVLVQTVTVAEETPEFLALAAGHDLVAGVVGWTDLTRPDIGDELARLRALPGGAFLKGIRHQVQSEPDPQWLLRRDVQRGLTAVAAAGLAYDLVVLPHQLPACAEAAARLPHLTFVLDHVGKPPIAAGEHEPWASALRALAAHPNTVAKLSGLVTEADPATWTTADLRPYTDTALEAFGPDRLMFGSDWPVCTLAASYGRVMDTARALTAELSDDERASVFAGTATRVYRL
- a CDS encoding L-rhamnose mutarotase; this translates as MRVALHTKVRADRIADYEAAHREVPRELTKAIRAAGATSWTIWRWGSPRASAAERGGGTDLFHVLECEDYGRLLAELEQLPVNVAWQARMAELLDVVHDYSRSGADAGLPVVWELP
- a CDS encoding aldo/keto reductase, which encodes MTRLGRSRVEISPLGFGAAPLGNLYTPMDDEQAAEAVRAAWQRGIRYFDTAPHYGLGLSERRLGAALRAYDRARYTVSTKVGRRLEAADGTGDDLAHGFAVPATHRRVWDFSADGVRRTLEASLARLGLDRVDVVYLHDPDDHAEPAFREAYPALEKLRAEGVVGAIGAGMNQTALLTRFVRDTDVDVVLCAGRYTLLDQSAAADLLPAAAERGVSVVLGGVFNSGLLADPTPASTYDYGPAPQELLDRALRMKAVAERHGTTLRAAALAFASAPPAVAGVLAGLRSAAEVHDCADQFASAVPAGFWQELRESGLLPREEGPS
- a CDS encoding SDR family NAD(P)-dependent oxidoreductase, yielding MSDFEGLKALVTGGASGIGRATADLLAARGARVAVLDRDTTGVDKPLLAYRADVTDDASVRTAVERAADDLGGLDILVNNAGIGAQGTVEDNDDAEWRHVFDVNVLGMVRTARAALPHLRRSAHAAIVNTCSIAATAGLPQRALYSATKGAVYSLTLAMAADHVREGIRVTCVNPGTVDTPWIGRLLDAADDPAAERAALEARQPTGRLVSAAEVAGAIAYLAGPLSGATTGTALAIDGGMQGLRLRPAGR
- a CDS encoding L-fuconate dehydratase, giving the protein MSQAPARVIAVDTHDIRFPTSRELDGSDAMNPDPDYSAAYVVLRTDAGDGHEGHGFVFTIGRGNDVQVAAIDALRDHVLGRDVAGLCADPGSLFRDLIGDSQLRWLGPEKGVMHMAVGAVVNAVWDLAARRAGKPLWQLLADAEPEWLVGQIDFRYIADALTPEEALGLLRRGREGAAERRARLLERGYPAYTTSPGWLGYDDDKLGRLAAQAVADGFTQIKLKVGADLDDDIRRCRVARAVVGPDIRLAVDANQRWNVDEAIRWTRALAAFDPYWIEEPTSPDDVLGHAAIRRAVAPVKVATGEHVHNRIMFKQLLQAGAVDIVQIDAARVAGVNENLAILLLAARFGVPVCPHAGGVGLCELVQHLSMFDYLAVSGTTEDRVIEYVDHLHEHFVTPVVVRDGHYRAPTAPGFSAALRPESVARYAFPGGACWAAAPDTQKGHAA
- a CDS encoding ABC transporter permease, translating into MPTRDRQGTGGSRTVLLRRARELALVPALVLLMVLGAVVNDSFLTERNLISVLGASAALAMVVLAESLVLITGKFDLSLESVVGVAPAVGALLVLPASQSGWGTGFPAALALLAIPVVGAVVGAFNGVLVVKFRLNAFIVTLAMLIVLRGLLVGATKGKTLFGMPDSFYSLASTTFLDVPLSVWLAALAFAMAGFVLKYHRTGRALYAIGGNADAARAAGVRVDRIMLGVYVVAGVLASLGGLLQTGYVGAISANQGQNMIFTVFAAAVIGGISLDGGKGTMSGALTGVLLLGVVQNLLTLAQVPSFWIQAIYGGIILVALVIARVTTGRAQD
- a CDS encoding sugar ABC transporter ATP-binding protein — protein: MSTPLVEAEGIVKRYGPTVALADGRLTVLPGESHALVGRNGAGKSTLVNVLTGLQAPDAGTVRFDGEPAPPLADRDAWRRKVACVYQKPTVVPELTVAENLFLNRQPTGRGLISWRRLRREAADLLGTWDVRVDPEARTADLRVEDRQMVEIARALSLGARFIVLDEPTAQLDNREIERLFTRMRSLQDSGVTFLFISHHLQEVYEVCQTVTVLRDARWITTAPVAGLPKAALVEAMAGESVAEQAAPAREADERAPVLLAAHGLTSPAYENVDLTVRRGEVVGLAGSSGSGKTELAESFAGLHTPTGGTAELDGAPLPFGDVRAALRAGVGCVPRDRHEQGLVSGMSIGDNATLSVLDRLGRFGFVAPAARRRFAAGLIDRLDIHAEGPDQPVSDLSGGNAQKVVMARALASDPRLLVLINPTAGVDVKSKESLLARMDSARKDGTAVLVVSDELDDLRRCDRVLVLFHGRVVAEHPAGWRDHELIASIEGVDHGYSISRGQPPDPRPSRGGRGD
- a CDS encoding sugar ABC transporter substrate-binding protein, with amino-acid sequence MPASTVRKRSRSRITGATALAACASLMLAACGSTKDTASASGGGTGRVGVILPLLTSPFWQSYNDYVPKMAKSEGVQVLKTVNSNSDPSQQITDIDNELTQGVKGLVVAPLDSAAIQAGLDQAERKGVPVVAVDVAPDKGKVAMVVRADNVAYGEKACDYLGQHIGSGKVVQIMGDLASVNGRDRSEAFRSCVKKKYPTLKVLEIPAKWESDTAAAKLDTLLNANPDIKGIYLQAGGVYLAPTLQTLKSKHLLKPAGQKGHIAIVSNDGIPQEFDAIRKGEIDATVSQPADAYAKYGLYYIKAAMAGKTFKPGKTDHGSVIVRLPSGILEDQLPAPLVTKANVDDPKLWGNTVG
- a CDS encoding FadR/GntR family transcriptional regulator yields the protein MDEEAPQKGTVTQRAIEAIKAMIAEGRLEPGERLPTERDLAAGLGISRSSMREAIRALTVMGVLEARHGSGIYVTALEAGDLLETFGVVADLSRGPRLVELLEVRRILESTATALAAARITEGQLAAVEKHLAAMNATDDPEEILAHDLAFHREIAAAAGNETMAAILEGLSSRTFRARVWRGYQEEGAFARTRREHAAIHRALAARDPEAARAAAAAHVGEVEEWLRAQVGGRSGGTQADA